A stretch of the bacterium genome encodes the following:
- a CDS encoding DUF1653 domain-containing protein, giving the protein MNKKLKPFSKKAKTLKLGEYEHYKGNRYRVINIARHSETLEELVVYQALYGERGIWVRPFNMFLEKVKINGKIMPRFKYVNE; this is encoded by the coding sequence ATGAATAAAAAATTAAAACCCTTTTCTAAAAAAGCCAAGACTTTAAAGTTGGGGGAGTACGAACATTACAAAGGGAATAGGTATAGGGTTATAAACATTGCTAGACATAGTGAAACCTTAGAAGAGTTGGTAGTATATCAAGCGTTATATGGCGAGCGTGGTATTTGGGTTCGGCCGTTTAATATGTTTTTAGAAAAGGTTAAAATAAACGGAAAGATAATGCCGAGGTTTAAATATGTAAATGAGTAA
- a CDS encoding YwbE family protein, translating into MDNNHDNSNPPERSKIKEGTAVWIIEKENYGTNKYKQGIVKDILSPRENHPRGIKVRLMDGFVGRVQWIME; encoded by the coding sequence ATGGACAATAATCACGATAATTCTAATCCGCCAGAGCGGTCTAAAATAAAAGAGGGTACAGCCGTTTGGATTATTGAAAAAGAAAATTATGGCACCAATAAATATAAACAGGGCATTGTCAAAGATATCTTAAGCCCGCGCGAAAACCATCCGCGGGGCATAAAAGTTCGCTTAATGGATGGTTTCGTTGGCAGGGTTCAGTGGATAATGGAATAA
- a CDS encoding type II toxin-antitoxin system Phd/YefM family antitoxin encodes MKNTIVGLKELRENLDIYISQIDKGKSFTVVRKSKPVFKIVPPEAEEQWETIVDFTKINKNGLAAREILAELRKLNAQT; translated from the coding sequence ATGAAAAACACCATCGTTGGCTTAAAAGAATTAAGGGAAAACTTAGATATTTATATTTCTCAAATTGATAAGGGTAAATCTTTTACTGTTGTTAGGAAATCAAAACCGGTTTTTAAGATTGTACCTCCTGAAGCAGAAGAACAATGGGAAACCATTGTTGACTTTACAAAAATAAACAAAAATGGCTTAGCTGCCAGAGAAATTCTAGCAGAACTTCGCAAATTGAATGCCCAGACTTAA
- the secA gene encoding preprotein translocase subunit SecA: MAIFSKIFGDDNSRFLKRASVAVHKINALEPEYKKLSNEELKNKTQEFKQRLEKGETLNQILPDAFATCREASVRTLGQRHFDVQLIGGIALHEGKIAEMRTGEGKTLTATLAVYLNALEGKGVHLVTVNDYLARRDAVWMGQIYDALGLTVGCVNHDNSYIYDQDHENQKSKIKNQNDNSNLKTDEEDKKRDILGSFKVVYEFLRPCQKKEAYRTDITYGTNNEYGFDYLRDNLVYETKDLSQRSNEEGSWRFAIVDEVDSILIDEARTPLIISQPDEESGALYQKFARIVPKLNNVEDYILDEKRRSATLTQEGITKVEEFLGVKNLYEEETSNVPGGGIRLVHHLEQALRAQVLFKRDKDYIVKEGEVIIVDEFTGRLMPGRRYSEGLHQAIEAKEGVAVKRESRTVATITFQNYFRLYKKIAGMSGTATTSQEEFHKVYGLDVATIPTHKPMVRKDEADLIYRSEKGKFQAVLRKVKELHEKGQPVLLGTGSIEKNEHLSALLNQIGIPHKVLNAKNHEAEAQIIAQAGKTGSVTLATNIAGRGVDIILGGNPVDTEDAKKVREAGGLFVLGTERHEARRIDNQLRGRAGRQGDSGESQFFVSLEDDLMRVFGGERIKNMMTRFNIPEDEAIQSSLVSRAIESAQTKIEGYHFDMRKHVLEYDEVMTKHRDVVYKTRKEFISPEFKNESKEKVLEVLEAEIELAISANTSIETNNIDVAGVLESMARIMPTDSVKTEVESLAGDAQKISKTLKDFVKKFYSEKEKEIGEEQMRSIEKLIFLRTLDELWMDHLDEMEHLRDSVGLRAYGQRDPLVEYKTEGHRMFKGLISNMESQVAGLIFKVGVMQRQETRQIQYNKSENSLPSFRQAVSAEKIGRNDPCSCGATKSDGRSIKYKNCHGK, translated from the coding sequence ATGGCAATATTTAGTAAAATTTTTGGTGATGATAATTCTCGTTTTTTAAAACGAGCTTCTGTTGCTGTTCATAAAATAAACGCTTTAGAGCCGGAATACAAAAAACTATCTAACGAAGAATTAAAAAACAAAACTCAAGAATTCAAACAGCGCTTAGAAAAAGGAGAAACTTTAAATCAGATTTTACCAGATGCTTTTGCGACTTGTCGCGAAGCCTCTGTTCGAACACTTGGACAACGTCATTTTGATGTGCAGTTGATTGGCGGCATAGCTTTACACGAAGGTAAAATTGCCGAGATGCGAACAGGTGAAGGCAAAACTTTAACCGCCACTTTAGCTGTATATCTTAATGCTTTAGAAGGCAAAGGTGTTCATTTGGTTACAGTTAATGATTATTTAGCACGGCGCGATGCGGTGTGGATGGGGCAGATATATGATGCGCTTGGGCTTACGGTTGGGTGTGTGAATCATGATAATAGCTATATTTATGATCAAGATCACGAAAATCAAAAATCAAAAATAAAAAATCAAAATGACAATTCAAATTTAAAAACTGATGAAGAAGATAAAAAGCGGGATATTCTAGGCAGTTTTAAAGTTGTATATGAATTTTTAAGGCCGTGCCAGAAAAAAGAAGCTTACAGAACCGATATTACTTATGGCACCAACAATGAATATGGTTTTGATTATTTGCGTGATAATTTAGTTTATGAAACAAAAGATTTATCTCAAAGAAGTAACGAGGAGGGCTCGTGGAGGTTTGCTATCGTGGACGAAGTTGATAGTATTTTAATAGATGAAGCTAGAACTCCATTAATAATTTCTCAACCCGACGAAGAATCAGGCGCGCTCTATCAAAAATTTGCGCGCATTGTGCCAAAATTAAACAATGTTGAAGATTATATTTTAGACGAAAAACGTAGGTCAGCCACTTTAACTCAAGAAGGCATTACCAAAGTAGAGGAATTTTTAGGTGTTAAAAACTTATACGAAGAAGAAACGTCAAACGTTCCGGGGGGTGGTATCAGATTAGTGCATCATTTAGAACAAGCTTTGCGCGCCCAAGTTCTTTTTAAACGCGACAAAGATTACATAGTAAAAGAGGGCGAAGTGATTATTGTAGATGAATTTACTGGCCGTTTAATGCCGGGTCGCAGGTATTCGGAAGGTTTGCACCAAGCCATAGAAGCTAAAGAAGGCGTGGCGGTAAAAAGGGAATCGCGTACCGTGGCTACTATAACCTTCCAAAACTATTTTCGGCTGTATAAAAAAATAGCGGGTATGTCGGGTACGGCCACAACCTCTCAAGAAGAATTTCATAAAGTTTATGGTTTGGATGTAGCTACTATTCCAACCCATAAGCCCATGGTGCGTAAGGACGAAGCCGATTTAATATATCGTTCGGAAAAAGGAAAATTTCAAGCAGTATTACGTAAAGTAAAAGAATTACACGAAAAAGGCCAGCCCGTTCTTTTGGGCACGGGTTCCATAGAAAAAAACGAACATTTAAGCGCGCTGTTAAACCAAATAGGCATACCGCATAAAGTTTTAAACGCTAAGAATCACGAAGCCGAAGCTCAAATAATTGCGCAAGCCGGAAAAACTGGTTCTGTAACTTTGGCTACAAATATTGCCGGCCGAGGTGTAGATATTATTCTTGGTGGAAACCCAGTAGATACGGAGGACGCTAAAAAAGTTCGCGAGGCGGGTGGTTTATTTGTATTAGGCACAGAAAGACACGAGGCTCGTAGAATAGATAATCAATTACGCGGTCGTGCCGGCCGGCAGGGTGACTCGGGAGAATCTCAATTTTTTGTTTCTTTGGAGGACGATTTGATGCGTGTTTTTGGGGGCGAGCGAATCAAAAACATGATGACTCGTTTTAATATTCCCGAAGATGAAGCCATACAAAGCTCGCTCGTGTCTCGCGCCATAGAATCGGCCCAAACAAAAATAGAAGGATATCACTTTGATATGCGTAAACACGTTTTAGAATACGACGAAGTAATGACCAAGCACCGTGATGTTGTTTATAAAACAAGAAAAGAATTTATAAGCCCAGAATTTAAAAATGAAAGCAAAGAAAAAGTTTTAGAAGTTTTAGAGGCCGAAATAGAATTAGCAATTTCTGCCAACACTTCCATTGAAACAAATAATATAGATGTGGCTGGTGTTCTAGAAAGTATGGCCAGAATCATGCCGACTGATTCTGTAAAAACAGAAGTAGAAAGTTTGGCGGGTGATGCCCAAAAAATATCGAAAACATTAAAAGATTTTGTTAAAAAGTTTTATAGCGAAAAAGAAAAAGAAATTGGTGAAGAGCAAATGCGTAGCATAGAAAAGTTGATTTTTTTACGAACGCTAGACGAACTTTGGATGGATCACTTAGACGAAATGGAACATTTGCGCGATTCAGTGGGTTTACGCGCCTATGGCCAGCGCGATCCTTTGGTGGAATACAAAACCGAAGGCCACCGAATGTTTAAAGGGCTTATTTCTAATATGGAAAGCCAAGTAGCTGGGCTTATATTTAAAGTTGGAGTTATGCAAAGGCAAGAAACTAGGCAGATTCAATATAATAAGTCTGAAAACAGCTTGCCTAGTTTCAGGCAAGCTGTCTCTGCCGAAAAAATTGGCAGAAACGATCCTTGCTCATGCGGAGCGACCAAGTCAGACGGAAGATCAATTAAGTATAAAAATTGTCATGGCAAATGA
- a CDS encoding nucleotidyltransferase substrate binding protein, translating into MTKYIAILNQFESALARLEEVMEKPKDDIVRDSAIKRFEIVFDLSWKAIKK; encoded by the coding sequence GTGACAAAATATATTGCCATATTAAACCAATTTGAATCTGCTTTGGCTCGGTTGGAAGAAGTTATGGAAAAACCCAAGGACGATATAGTCAGAGATTCGGCCATAAAAAGATTTGAGATTGTTTTTGATTTATCGTGGAAAGCAATAAAAAAATAA
- a CDS encoding nucleotidyltransferase domain-containing protein, translating into MRLENYPSEKLKDQIIKIVGKHLDLSQYKVFFFGSRVSGGGDDRSDIDVGIDGLNPVPLGALLDIKDELDNLPVLYKIDVVDFKDISDQFRQVALEKIEELKIK; encoded by the coding sequence ATGAGATTAGAGAACTATCCTTCAGAGAAATTAAAGGATCAGATAATAAAAATCGTAGGTAAACATCTGGATTTATCCCAATATAAAGTTTTCTTTTTTGGTTCGCGGGTTTCGGGTGGCGGCGATGACAGGTCGGACATAGATGTGGGTATTGATGGCCTAAATCCTGTGCCGTTGGGCGCGCTGTTGGATATTAAGGACGAACTAGATAATCTGCCCGTGCTTTATAAAATAGATGTGGTGGATTTTAAAGATATATCCGATCAGTTTCGGCAGGTGGCTTTAGAAAAAATAGAAGAACTAAAAATAAAGTGA
- a CDS encoding flavodoxin family protein, which translates to MKLLGISASPRESGSRSEQLLVQLLNHAKGFGAEVELLRLQEKKILPCEGCYSKKPWLCTFPCIHKDIDDTQLVLEKIIQVDALAIATPVHWGGSSSLLSTLLGKMTAIENNQDEIWKKYGKEPLAGKPFALIASQDGDGAAMALSQVNWALNHMGLFCVPWGMIFEPSILKRPIARVGLRLIGERKFEWIENTIRLAARNLVMLSEKLVDHEFDDGLIEEARC; encoded by the coding sequence ATGAAACTTCTAGGTATCAGCGCAAGTCCACGCGAGTCGGGTAGCCGCAGTGAACAGCTTTTAGTTCAGTTGTTGAATCACGCTAAGGGATTCGGAGCAGAAGTAGAACTTTTGAGGCTTCAGGAGAAAAAAATCCTTCCTTGTGAAGGTTGTTATTCCAAGAAGCCATGGCTTTGCACTTTTCCATGTATCCACAAAGATATAGATGATACCCAGTTGGTTTTGGAAAAAATCATTCAGGTTGACGCATTGGCGATTGCTACACCGGTTCACTGGGGTGGATCATCCTCTCTTCTTTCTACTCTTCTTGGTAAAATGACAGCTATAGAAAATAACCAAGATGAAATCTGGAAGAAGTACGGTAAAGAACCATTGGCTGGCAAGCCGTTTGCACTCATTGCCTCGCAAGATGGCGATGGGGCGGCTATGGCTCTATCGCAAGTAAACTGGGCGTTGAATCACATGGGACTATTTTGTGTCCCATGGGGAATGATATTTGAACCATCTATACTCAAACGTCCAATAGCTCGTGTGGGCCTGCGTTTGATAGGCGAACGGAAGTTTGAGTGGATAGAGAATACGATTCGCTTAGCTGCACGCAATCTGGTGATGTTGTCAGAAAAACTGGTTGATCACGAATTCGACGATGGTCTCATCGAAGAAGCAAGGTGTTAA
- a CDS encoding saccharopine dehydrogenase C-terminal domain-containing protein, protein MKYDFVVIGANGMQGRIVSKFLLENDHSVLLCANDDYGIEEIIEHPKADFALVDLRKMDRVKRVVKKSGSTVLINCAVDDFNMAVTKMALDLGMNYLDLGSEEPMFYEQLKLDKEFKEKNTIAITGIGSTPGITNIMLRYLKPQFDSIETVHVGFAWDSNQPVFVTPFSIDAIAYEFSEQAKIFENGEYVLKQPNECDISYYYKTIGKQKTQYTKHIEHHSFYEYLKDVGIKNIIVLSSFPTHSYTALKALIGLGFMSKEAITIDSVNIRPLDFTIEVLRRIPVPEGYTEKENLFLKVIGTKDGKPKTVEMDATAGTLPGWEKATCNIDTGFPAAILARMILNNEITEKGVYSPEFVVPPEPFFAELGKNKIWIYEDGKKINGPNGEVASNGNGNGHSSDDKNGKDKIE, encoded by the coding sequence ATGAAGTATGATTTTGTGGTCATCGGCGCCAACGGCATGCAGGGGAGAATTGTTTCTAAGTTTTTATTAGAGAATGATCATAGTGTTTTGTTGTGCGCGAACGACGATTATGGCATAGAAGAAATAATAGAGCACCCTAAAGCTGATTTTGCTTTGGTTGATTTGCGCAAAATGGATCGGGTTAAAAGAGTGGTTAAAAAAAGCGGATCCACTGTTTTAATAAACTGTGCCGTTGATGATTTTAATATGGCTGTTACCAAGATGGCTCTGGATTTAGGTATGAACTATTTAGATTTAGGCTCCGAAGAGCCCATGTTTTATGAACAGCTAAAACTAGATAAAGAATTTAAAGAAAAAAACACCATAGCCATAACTGGCATAGGTTCAACTCCCGGCATTACCAATATAATGCTTCGCTATTTAAAACCGCAGTTCGATAGCATAGAAACTGTGCATGTGGGTTTTGCCTGGGATTCCAACCAGCCGGTTTTTGTGACGCCTTTTTCTATAGATGCTATTGCTTATGAATTTAGCGAACAAGCCAAAATTTTTGAAAACGGCGAATATGTTTTAAAGCAACCCAACGAATGCGACATAAGTTATTACTATAAAACTATCGGCAAGCAAAAGACTCAATATACCAAACACATTGAACATCATAGTTTTTATGAATATTTAAAAGATGTGGGCATAAAAAATATAATTGTGCTTTCTAGTTTTCCTACGCATTCCTATACCGCCCTAAAGGCTTTAATTGGTTTAGGGTTTATGAGCAAAGAGGCGATAACCATAGATAGCGTTAATATTAGGCCGTTAGATTTTACTATAGAAGTTTTACGCCGAATTCCCGTGCCGGAAGGCTACACCGAAAAAGAAAATTTATTTCTTAAAGTTATTGGCACAAAAGACGGTAAACCAAAAACAGTGGAAATGGACGCTACTGCGGGAACTTTGCCGGGTTGGGAAAAGGCGACTTGCAATATAGACACTGGTTTTCCTGCGGCGATATTGGCTAGAATGATTTTAAACAACGAAATAACGGAAAAAGGTGTATACTCGCCAGAATTTGTAGTGCCACCCGAACCATTTTTTGCCGAACTGGGTAAAAATAAAATCTGGATTTACGAAGATGGTAAAAAGATAAACGGGCCAAATGGGGAAGTAGCTAGTAATGGAAACGGGAATGGTCATAGCAGTGATGACAAAAATGGTAAGGATAAAATTGAGTAA
- the raiA gene encoding ribosome-associated translation inhibitor RaiA, giving the protein MKIILKSTNFSLTPSINEYVNSALTPLDRLFQGLGEVEMRVEVGRSTFHHNKGEVFFAEANVNIGKNLLRARAESFSVQAALDEVRDELRSGVLKFKGKKETVFRRGARSISKFLRLSPLARFREFKFRKK; this is encoded by the coding sequence ATGAAAATTATATTAAAATCTACAAATTTTTCTTTAACACCATCTATAAATGAATATGTAAATTCTGCTTTAACGCCTCTAGATAGGTTGTTTCAGGGTTTAGGCGAAGTAGAAATGAGAGTAGAAGTTGGCCGAAGCACTTTCCATCATAATAAAGGCGAAGTTTTTTTTGCAGAGGCCAACGTAAATATTGGAAAAAATTTATTGCGGGCGCGAGCCGAATCTTTTAGCGTTCAGGCGGCGCTAGATGAAGTTAGAGATGAATTAAGAAGTGGAGTGTTAAAATTTAAAGGTAAAAAAGAAACTGTTTTTCGCCGAGGCGCAAGGTCAATTTCTAAATTTTTAAGACTTTCGCCGCTTGCAAGGTTTAGGGAATTTAAATTCAGAAAAAAATAA
- a CDS encoding lamin tail domain-containing protein, which translates to MKFPRLMSMFGMLIAIFLFSLPASLNAAGSVLINEVAWMGSTANSADEWIELYNSSSSAIDLTGWGLYEAGGSTLILNLSGTIAPLGYYLIERTDDNSISDIVADIFGPFAGSGLNNSGENLVLKDSTSAVVDSLDASAGWPAGDNVSKASLERKSDGTWQTNDSVTKNGKDANGGNIIGTPKAQNSGVASSPSVPASTTESTTIPILSGGGGSGVSTGTSTPAILLKAVAGQDVIAETNQKIKFDASKSEGASSYKWYLGDGSVKEGIEIEYSYQFSGTYLVTLEISNGTEIALDQIRAFVFGGKAIINEVFVSGASSTPSWIEIFNPTKSTLDISGWILESGKRSFILPSFSIITAGGYLVISQMISDLDTSLGSVKLKYPNSLVIDEVVFEKITYGASASRTSSGFFWTKELTPGGANIVTSSGAALLENTKAVPNLVRQKPENLPAKNYLASFYSQVEASDLGFVELDKKQEERITFWSKLTGGLLFWMIGVLSLGLVMGLAYIKLARKTQ; encoded by the coding sequence ATGAAATTTCCACGTTTGATGTCTATGTTTGGGATGTTAATCGCCATATTTTTGTTTTCTTTACCGGCCTCGTTAAACGCGGCCGGTTCTGTTTTAATAAACGAGGTGGCTTGGATGGGCTCTACAGCTAATAGCGCCGATGAGTGGATTGAACTTTATAATTCATCGTCTAGCGCGATTGATCTTACCGGCTGGGGTTTGTACGAAGCTGGCGGTTCCACTTTGATTCTTAATCTTTCTGGAACGATCGCGCCTCTCGGCTACTACCTAATTGAACGCACTGATGATAACAGTATCAGCGATATTGTGGCCGATATTTTTGGGCCGTTCGCGGGTAGCGGTTTAAATAATAGTGGTGAAAATTTAGTTTTGAAAGACTCCACAAGCGCAGTAGTTGATTCGCTGGACGCTTCGGCCGGCTGGCCGGCGGGGGACAATGTTTCTAAAGCCAGTCTGGAAAGAAAATCCGACGGCACTTGGCAAACCAATGATAGCGTAACTAAAAACGGCAAAGATGCGAATGGCGGAAATATAATTGGTACACCCAAAGCACAAAATAGCGGAGTTGCTTCGAGTCCTAGTGTGCCAGCCTCAACCACAGAATCAACTACAATTCCGATTTTATCGGGCGGTGGCGGTTCAGGCGTTTCTACCGGCACGTCAACTCCAGCAATTTTGCTAAAAGCTGTGGCAGGGCAAGATGTGATAGCTGAAACTAATCAAAAAATAAAATTTGATGCTTCAAAATCGGAAGGCGCTAGTTCTTATAAATGGTATTTAGGTGACGGCTCTGTAAAAGAGGGCATAGAAATAGAATATAGCTATCAATTTTCTGGGACTTATCTGGTTACTTTAGAAATTTCTAATGGAACTGAAATAGCCTTAGATCAAATTAGAGCTTTTGTTTTTGGCGGCAAGGCAATCATTAACGAAGTTTTTGTGAGCGGGGCTTCTTCAACTCCTTCTTGGATAGAAATATTTAATCCAACTAAATCAACTCTAGATATTAGTGGGTGGATTTTGGAAAGTGGAAAAAGGAGTTTTATTTTGCCATCGTTTTCTATCATTACTGCAGGAGGCTATTTAGTTATTTCTCAAATGATTTCTGATTTGGATACTTCGCTCGGGTCAGTCAAACTAAAATATCCCAATAGCTTAGTTATAGATGAAGTTGTTTTTGAAAAAATTACTTATGGCGCGTCAGCCAGCCGGACATCAAGCGGATTTTTTTGGACAAAAGAACTAACCCCGGGTGGGGCTAACATTGTTACTTCTTCGGGCGCAGCTTTGTTAGAAAATACAAAGGCAGTTCCAAATTTAGTAAGACAAAAGCCCGAAAATTTACCGGCTAAAAATTATTTGGCTAGTTTCTATAGCCAAGTTGAAGCCTCGGACTTGGGATTTGTTGAACTGGACAAAAAACAGGAAGAGAGGATCACGTTTTGGAGTAAATTGACTGGCGGGTTATTATTCTGGATGATTGGAGTATTGAGTTTAGGCTTGGTTATGGGGTTGGCTTATATAAAATTAGCTAGAAAAACTCAATAA
- the pilM gene encoding type IV pilus assembly protein PilM, which translates to MNFFPTSIGLDISENSIKAVSLKKGNGEFFDLTAFGKGYLPAGVFAEGEIKNETSFLEVLNTLVASEKSNFPKTKYLVVSLPEEKAFLRVVELPLVLKDKELENALKFEVESNLPVALDEIYYGYEILNTNVEAGHYDIMVQAVPKKIADSYTEFFKKNGYVALALELESAAALRSLFPKEESKDSVLVLDIGSTQTRFMIVSEGILRFTSSNTVAGNQFSKTLSEHFPLNLKEAEFMKRMVGLDKNQEKGRELLEALRPSLESLKDQIQNYLTFFETHPASHYLSEGAKKISKIILTGGGACLWGITDWLNQEVGLNVVLANPISRINIKPHSKVKLSLEESLPYTSAIGLALRNFNEIEN; encoded by the coding sequence ATGAATTTTTTCCCAACATCTATCGGTTTAGATATTTCTGAAAATTCTATAAAAGCTGTTAGCTTAAAAAAGGGCAACGGAGAATTTTTTGATTTAACTGCTTTTGGGAAGGGTTATTTACCAGCAGGTGTTTTTGCCGAGGGCGAAATTAAAAATGAAACGTCTTTTTTGGAAGTTTTAAATACATTAGTGGCCAGCGAGAAAAGTAATTTTCCCAAAACAAAATATTTAGTTGTGTCTTTGCCCGAAGAAAAAGCTTTTTTAAGGGTAGTGGAATTGCCCCTAGTTCTAAAAGATAAAGAGCTCGAGAACGCTCTTAAGTTTGAAGTTGAATCTAACTTGCCGGTGGCTTTAGACGAAATATATTATGGTTATGAAATTTTAAATACAAATGTAGAAGCGGGGCATTACGATATAATGGTCCAAGCTGTGCCCAAAAAAATTGCCGATTCATACACCGAATTTTTTAAGAAAAATGGCTATGTGGCCTTAGCCCTAGAACTCGAATCAGCGGCCGCTTTAAGATCTTTGTTTCCTAAGGAGGAAAGCAAGGACTCTGTCTTAGTGTTAGATATAGGTTCAACCCAAACCAGGTTTATGATAGTTTCTGAAGGTATTCTAAGATTTACTTCTTCCAATACCGTGGCCGGAAATCAGTTTAGCAAAACCTTGTCCGAACATTTTCCTCTAAACTTAAAAGAGGCAGAATTTATGAAAAGAATGGTTGGTTTAGATAAGAATCAAGAGAAGGGTAGGGAACTTTTGGAAGCTTTACGGCCCAGTTTAGAATCTTTAAAAGACCAAATACAAAATTACCTTACTTTTTTTGAAACACACCCCGCCAGTCATTACCTGTCCGAAGGCGCCAAAAAAATTTCTAAAATAATTTTAACCGGAGGCGGCGCTTGCTTGTGGGGCATAACCGATTGGTTGAACCAAGAGGTTGGGCTTAATGTTGTTTTGGCTAATCCAATTTCTAGAATAAATATTAAGCCGCATTCTAAAGTAAAGTTATCCTTAGAAGAATCTTTGCCTTATACGTCGGCCATTGGGCTCGCTTTAAGAAATTTTAATGAGATAGAAAACTAG
- a CDS encoding prepilin-type N-terminal cleavage/methylation domain-containing protein produces MNIKYEKKGFTLVEVVLYVGVLGVLLVAISNLMLGTMANYKTSSIKDELASSGYQVFGFFFREIKNANSINISDSLLSNDLGVLSLASPFQLGSGSVGKAELYLSGGRIMFKREGETPLVLTSDNIEITKFKFVRVTPRAGLEGVRFYLDFKSKIKPAETFSLTTFTMLRGGYTQ; encoded by the coding sequence ATGAATATTAAATATGAAAAAAAAGGTTTCACCTTGGTAGAAGTTGTTTTGTATGTGGGCGTACTAGGTGTTTTGCTTGTGGCTATTTCTAATTTAATGCTGGGCACAATGGCTAACTATAAAACTTCTAGCATTAAAGATGAATTAGCTTCTTCTGGCTATCAAGTTTTTGGATTCTTTTTTAGAGAAATTAAGAATGCTAACAGCATTAATATTTCAGATTCTCTTTTGTCTAATGATCTAGGCGTTTTAAGTCTAGCTTCACCTTTTCAGCTGGGCAGTGGTTCGGTGGGCAAAGCCGAATTGTATCTTTCGGGCGGGCGAATTATGTTTAAGCGCGAAGGAGAGACGCCTCTAGTGTTAACTTCGGACAATATTGAAATAACCAAATTTAAGTTTGTGCGCGTAACTCCCCGAGCTGGCCTAGAGGGTGTACGCTTTTACCTTGATTTTAAAAGTAAAATCAAACCAGCAGAAACGTTTTCTTTAACTACTTTTACGATGCTTAGAGGAGGATACACGCAGTAA
- a CDS encoding type II secretion system protein translates to MNNKGVTLIEAIVVLGLIGIVVTSLVQLNLAFSNSVSSEGLSVRANAIAVETLEAVRILRDKNWNNLSNLTPNTPYYLSFSESQKDWTIESSDTGKIQGVFSRSFYVYSVSRDITTGKIISSGGSVDSNTLKIEAVVNWNDRGRDKNIKLTTYLANY, encoded by the coding sequence ATGAATAATAAAGGCGTAACTTTAATTGAAGCGATTGTGGTGCTGGGTTTAATTGGCATAGTCGTTACATCGTTGGTTCAACTTAATTTAGCTTTTTCTAATAGTGTTTCCTCCGAAGGTTTAAGTGTTCGGGCCAATGCTATTGCAGTTGAAACTTTAGAAGCGGTGCGGATATTAAGAGATAAAAATTGGAATAATTTAAGCAATTTAACTCCCAATACGCCATATTATTTATCTTTTTCCGAATCGCAAAAAGATTGGACTATTGAAAGCTCGGATACCGGCAAAATTCAAGGAGTATTTTCCAGAAGTTTTTACGTATATTCTGTTTCTCGCGACATAACTACGGGCAAAATTATAAGTTCTGGAGGTTCGGTAGATAGTAATACTTTAAAAATTGAAGCTGTGGTTAATTGGAATGATCGGGGCCGAGATAAAAATATAAAATTAACAACGTACTTGGCAAATTATTAA